In the genome of Ctenopharyngodon idella isolate HZGC_01 chromosome 16, HZGC01, whole genome shotgun sequence, the window AAAATAGCGTGAATGTAACTCGACACCCTTGCTTTATTTAGTATATGCGATCtgtgaatatgataattagccccgcctccactcactcgcacaagctccACTCgatcaacttactgaggtaaatgcttcacaatggtatcgctttttacaacgtcggacacataacggtaattattatgattagccttttgcctgactacattatcaaacagctaataatgtgttgctaatgttacacgaCTCCTTTCAGGgtggtcatagttaatgatatgctaaagcgtATTGACATGATTCAcggtgattggttacaaggtaatTTGTAAGAATCAACAAAAcgcgtttttgaaactgtctttagatgactgcagttttaaagagaaagtactcagcaatggtgttgaatgATGAATtcgtcttaaagcatattaaaacaccacatacacatacaaacaacattaaaaactcgattttcaccacagggggactttaaaatatttcacaaatctaAAATAGCCTATTTTTCTCATGTTTTGATGGTTTGATAAATAGACAGTAGTAGacaaaatgctacagtaaatatataaaatgaaaatatatcagGCTACAATGTAAAAGTTTTACAGAATTCTGTTCTATTGTTCAGCCATTATGGGTTTATTTTGCTTCACACACACCTGTCAACTCTATTCGCTACAGTAATCCACTCCCATTCCACCCCATTTCCTGTTGCTGTTCATTCTGGAAACTTCCTGTTTGTGTCATGCCCCTAGTTTCCTGTTTCTCCTGGAATTCAGGTCAAAGATTCGCCCCCTCCAGTCAAATCTCCTTTAATAGCTCAAAAACATACCTAACATTGGATTATCAGGTCGATACTTCATGTTTTTAACCAAAACACTTGAGaactaataattataatttaaatatcaacttcattagaatgatttctgaaggatcatgtgacactgaagactgcagtaatgatgctgaaaattcagctttgatcacaggaataaattacactttactatatattcacatagaaaacagctgttttaaactaataatattttttaatttttactgtatttttgatcaaataaatgcagccttggtgagcggaagagacttatttcaaaaacattatacgCCAAGCTTTCAAACAGTATAGTGTTCTACTACATAATAATCATTCTATTTCTAAAAAGCCTCTCCTAGTGATCCATACAGCAGCTGTAAGGTTGGAAAAATGTGCCAGGCCAAGTTTGGGAATGGAGAATGTGATGAGGAGTGCTTGAGTTCTGCCTGTCTGCATGATGGATTTGACTGCCTCAAAGAAAAAGGCTCCTGCATGTAAGAAACCAACATAACACATGCTaatatcacataaaacaaagttacttatagtcaggagaatgtctaaagtgttacctttgcAATATATGTGTAATACATTCAAATGTGAGCGTATCATGTTTCTTTCAGTTCAGGGCATATTCAATACTGCCGAAATCATTATGACAACGGTTACTGCGACCAGGGCTGCAACACCGCCCCCTGTGGGTGGGACGGCTCGGACTGCCACAAAAAGCAGTATCCCGCCTGGGCCAAAGGAAGCCTCATACTGCACACTAGAATCCCATTCCAGAGGGGTCAGTTCCAGAACGGCTCTCTGTTATGGGCCTTAAGCACTGTCCTCCAGACCAGCGTCAAACTCAGAGGAATGGCACCTCTCCAGCCCACCTCTGACCTTCTGACAATGGACACTCGACAGCTGGCGGAGCTGTACGCTCAAACAGCATCCTACGACAGCAATGAGTAACTAATGCTATATAATATCTATAACtatgtgtgttgtttgtgtaAGCATGCTTCATGGAGTTAACATGAAAATTGTGCCTTGCTTTAGTAGATTTCTTGTGGGAAAACTTAacacataaaacacatataaTTACCTTTATAACCTCTAGATGGCAGAAGAGGACCACTCATTGGCTCATTCTACTTACTAATATAGGTTTTTTCTCAGGTTTTGCTTTTGGatttatatttagacattataaaatcactattATTCACATTTTGCAATCATATTTTGGTGAAAGGTGGCACTTATAAcagttaaaaagctttaaaaaaaaaacatttttttagtaaattaCGCATCTGCTTAAAGGCTAATTGCCGATAACTGCTGCTTGGAgctatatttgtattttattttttatgtgagtgttatattatttatgttaatCAAGGCTTTATGAACCAAGAATACTCAAAATTGTAAAAACTCTAACAAATACacctaaaaaataatgtaaaaagaaataattttgttttacacAGCTATTTTTTTACACTCTCTCCGATCTCTTGAATTAGGCTGTTATTGCTTTTGTgtcttgattttattttagcattttatagTCCATGTTAATCAAGGTTTTATGCACCAAAAATTCtcataatataaaacaaatataataaaacctaaaaaatatacctaaaaataatgtaaaaagaaataattatgttttacaCAGCTATTTTTCACCAGCTCTCGAATTTGCTGTTgtgcctttattttatttttttatagtccATGTTAATCAAGGTTTTATGCACCAAAAAGTCTCATAATATAAATCAAATATGATAAAacctaaaaaataatgtaaaaagaaataattttgttttacacAGCTATTTTTCACACTCTCAACGATCTCTCGAATTAGGCTGTTACTGCTATTGtgtcttaattttatttttttatattccaCGTTAATCAATGTTTTAAGCACCAAAAATTCTCAtaatataaatcaaatataataaaacctaaaatatatacctaaaaataatctaaaaataaataatttagtttTACACAGCTATTTTCCACCCTCTCTCTGAGCTCTCGGATCAGGCTAATATTGCTATTGtgtcttaatttaatttttttatattccaCGTTAATCAATGTTTTAAGCACCAAAAATTCTCATAATATAAATCAGATATAATAAAACCTAAGAAATATACCTAAACATAATATTATGTTTTACACAGCTATTTTACAACCTCTCTTAAATTAGGCTGTTTTTGCTATTGTGCCTTTCACATAAATGACCTTCATATAAATGACCTTTGCTTTGGCTAGTCTAATTTAGTACACTTCACTGTTTGATTTTAAGgactttttattttctttgataTATGATTGTAGTGATATCATGCAGGTATTGCCTTCAATAATCAGTGGTCTGTTTCCCAGATCAAATTTGTGCTGACAGCATCTGTATTTTTGTACTACAGGTCAGTGTTATTCCTGCAGCTGGATAATAGAGCCTGCTCCCGTCTTCACTCCACCTGTTTCCTGTATGCCGCCGAGGCCGGACACTTCCTGCGTGCCGTCCTGGCACTGAACCACCCCCCCTTTCCCATGATCCCAGAGATCCAGGCAGCTGTAATCAGTGTGCGTGGAGTTGACGAGGAAATAGGAGCCAGAGAGGAGGTGAAACTGCCGAACAAGGAACGCAGCAGTacgttgaatcaactccacagcaactacgtaaatttatccactaactgttcagaaacgtctaaaagttgtaacttcttcctgagtctctccatcagtgtcgactccggtttgatcaatgtaaggctgaacaccgttactgacaatcctcattttgtctgcgtgagattctccagctttgttgttgttgagcaactgaagtgcgagctgttaaagctccgccctcttctggaaaggggggcgggagcagcagctcatttgcatttaaagggacacacacaaaaacggcgtgtttttgctcacacccaaataggggcaaatttgacaagctataataaatgatctgtggggtattttgagctgaaacttcacacacacattctggagacaccagagacttatattacatcttgtgaaaggcataataggtccactttaagacatttctccttgtATAGAAcatctatatagaaccccattgaaccttttcttctaagagcgTAACTGCAAAAAATAAGAGTTTCAGAGAAGTTAGTTCTATTATTGATTGAAGTGTTTTTCTTGTTGTTACGAGCATCATTTACATGCTCAATCTCATGTTTCACTTCCTGAAGCCTCTCCTGCCTGGATGTGGCCGGTGGTCGGCGTGGCGACTGGACTCGGTGTGGCGCTTGTCGTGATCGTCCCGGTGGTGCTGATGTGGTTAAAGAGAAGACGACAGCGGCGGGAGGGAGGCGAGCGAGTGCGTCACAGGTCCACCGTCACTGAAAGCAATAATGGCAGCAAGGCCTGGACCCGCCGCTCTGAGGAGAAAAGAAGCCGATCAGGAAGAGATAAAGATAGAAATGGGatgaagaaaaacaagaaaGGAAAGGAATCAGGAAAAAGACGTAAGGAGCCCCTCGGCGAGGATGCTATCCGTATGCGGTGAGTCTGATGTTCAAAGTGTCTTTGAAGAGTTTTCACACTGTGAGGAGGAAACGCCGCTGATGGGGACGAATTGTCCGTGTGCTTTATGCTGATTTTAGGCCCCTGAGGAAGGAACTAGACATTGGAAGTGACACCGACGTGACCCAGAGCTCCATGGAGGACATCAATAAGACGATCTGTGACCACAGATCACCAGACCAAAAACACTTCCAACAGCCCCGCATGCTGGGTGAGGATGAGGAGGAACTGACCGCTTCCACTACACATACTTGTACTTATTCGGATGATACAGTTatgtatttactttaaaatgggGGGGAAAAAGTCTAAACAGCAAAGcaaattcaaaagtttacagtttaaaaaaaacgcaaagtgtgtgtatatatatatatatatatatatatattagggctgtcaaaaaaattaatgcaaacAAATTACTGAAGCATGTGACATTgtgtcattatatatatatatatatatatatacacacacacataactaaaacattcaaatatattttcagaTTGAAAAgatttaaagtaaaatacaatatatgtgATTAATGCAGTGTTatgttagtattattatatactcttatagtatttattaatattttgaattagcttttatttttatatttatattttcagtattttaaatattgctatttaggtttattttttaatgttcattttaattttagtacattaacaaacttattttagctacatttatatattttaacacattttgaattaatgtttataaacattataaacatttatattaacatttatattttattttatctttattttaattaacaaaaatgaaattttgaatacttttggtttatatatatatatatatatatatatatataattttttattttactaatatttttattagtttttatatatatatatatatatatatatatatatatatatatatatatataagttaatgtactaaaattaaaataaaaaaataaatctaaatagcgatattta includes:
- the notchl gene encoding neurogenic locus notch homolog protein 1 isoform X4 codes for the protein MHLTARLTFLLWSLCRLSEASPSDPYSSCKVGKMCQAKFGNGECDEECLSSACLHDGFDCLKEKGSCISGHIQYCRNHYDNGYCDQGCNTAPCGWDGSDCHKKQYPAWAKGSLILHTRIPFQRGQFQNGSLLWALSTVLQTSVKLRGMAPLQPTSDLLTMDTRQLAELYAQTASYDSNESVLFLQLDNRACSRLHSTCFLYAAEAGHFLRAVLALNHPPFPMIPEIQAAVISVRGVDEEIGAREEVKLPNKERSTSPAWMWPVVGVATGLGVALVVIVPVVLMWLKRRRQRREGGERVRHRSTVTESNNGSKAWTRRSEEKRSRSGRDKDRNGMKKNKKGKESGKRRKEPLGEDAIRMRPLRKELDIGSDTDVTQSSMEDINKTICDHRSPDQKHFQQPRMLAPPRGWERNAVPTPQRPPRNTAPVQWCGPDGSVVLIRAVRSGLDRVVLELLRAGVPVNNTDHTAPLINTSDSEQS